One Primulina huaijiensis isolate GDHJ02 unplaced genomic scaffold, ASM1229523v2 scaffold36969, whole genome shotgun sequence genomic region harbors:
- the LOC140968425 gene encoding putative glutamine amidotransferase GAT1_2.1, producing the protein MDADLSVVLPRVLIVSRRCVRKNKFVDFVGEYHLDLIVNYGAVPVIVPRVPGIHMLLESFEPIHGVLLCEGEDIDPSHYESETSNLSAEELEEIRRLHASDTAIDKEKDSIELRLAKLCLERNIPYLGICRGSQILNVACEGTLYRDIGKELTKNVPEKQRTVHMDYTNYDGHRHPVTIVEDTPLDQWFSDSFEDGERALLVNSYHHQGVKKLAPRFVPMAFAPDGLIEGFYDQDAYNPGEGKFIMGIQFHPERMRRLDSDEFDYPGCPFAYKEFVRAAVAYQKRLISSTSFPKSLKLDREMENNRKIIVKSFSVARNMSKCGHGTKSIKESDLKAGTEFLEVNTALSLQQEARLKQMGATIRNGSFYLERLNLREEKENLARNLMGKMSMEQLFDLLSFYRMMGKICSEALEIKQHGLVSHLTT; encoded by the exons GTGAATATCATCTCGATCTGATTGTAAATTATGGTGCGGTGCCGGTTATAGTTCCACGGGTACCCGGAATTCACATGTTGCTAGAGAGTTTCGAGCCGATTCATGGAGTTCTTCTTTGCGAAGGGGAAGACATTGATCCGTCCCATTACGAATCCGAAACTTCGAATTTGTCAGCAGAGGAATTAGAAGAAATTCGCAGGTTGCATGCCAGTGACACTGCCATAGACAAAGAGAAGGACTCTATTGAACTAAGACTGGCAAAACTTTGCTTAGAAAGAAACATCCCTTATTTGGGAATATGCAGAGGTTCCCAAATCCTAAATGTGGCTTGTGAGGGTACCCTTTATCGAGATATTGGAAAAGAATTGACAAAAAATGTTCCAGAAAAGCAGAGGACAGTGCACATGGATTATACTAATTATGATGGGCATCGGCATCCGGTTACGATTGTAGAGGATACGCCTTTGGATCAATGGTTTAGTGATTCTTTTGAGGATGGGGAAAGGGCGCTTTTGGTTAATAGTTATCATCATCAAGGGGTCAAGAAATTGGCTCCCAGATTTGTGCCGATGGCATTTGCACCAGACGGTTTGATCGAAGGGTTTTACGATCAGGATGCTTATAATCCTGGAGAGGGAAAGTTCATAATGGGGATCCAGTTTCATCCAGAGAGGATGAGGAGGCTGGATTCCGATGAATTTGATTACCCCGGGTGCCCTTTTGCCTACAAG GAATTTGTAAGAGCAGCCGTTGCCTATCAGAAAAGACTCATTAGTTCGACAAGCTTCCCAAAGTCGTTGAAGCTTGACAGAGAAATGGAGAACAACAGAAAGATTATAGTTAAAAGCTTTTCGGTTGCAAGAAACATGAGCAAATGTGGCCATGGCACGAAATCTATAAAAGAATCAGACCTTAAGGCCGGAACAGAGTTTCTAGAG GTGAATACGGCTCTGAGTCTGCAACAAGAGGCAAGATTAAAGCAGATGGGTGCAACAATAAGGAATGGATCTTTCTACTTGGAGAGACTGAATTTGAGAGAAGAAAAGGAGAATTTGGCAAGAAATTTGATGGGGAAAATGTCCATGGAGCAGCTATTTGATCTCTTGTCTTTCTATCGTATGATGGGGAAGATTTGTTCAGAGGCTTTGGAGATCAAACAGCATGGCCTTGTCAGTCATCTAACAACTTGA